In Aspergillus chevalieri M1 DNA, chromosome 7, nearly complete sequence, the sequence TTGTTGTTATAATTCATggttctctttttctttttctctacTGTTTCCTGCGTCCGAGTTACCGTTTCTCTTCACTTTTCTCTCGATTTCTCTTTGTACTTAGCTCCCTCTGGTTGGTTAAGGATGCTGTGATTCATTCTTGACCAATAGGTTGAGCAAAAAGAATGTGATTTATCTGCTCAGGCGCTTTTGTTTTTCGAAATGGTGGGCAAAAGCATTTGGGTGGATGAAAATGTGATTATGGCTAGTTGCAATAGAGTAAATGTCATTCCATGTTCTTATGTTCCAAGATGTAGGGTGGCATTGTTGATGTTCCTTCCCGTTTTGTCCAAACCAGCCCTCAAATCAACCCACTCCAAGTAACCCAACCGCTATTCACATCTCACACACCACCCCATCAACTCTTCCAACTAGACAAGACAAACCACAACCATGGAAAacacaccaacaacagcaacaacaacagcaacaacaaccacacgGCCCTGGGACCCAACTGCCCCCTCCCTCCTCTGGGCCCACGAACTCCGCCGCGAAAACATCCACCTCCTCAACCAACTCTCCACCACCCAATCCGACCTCTCCAAAACAACACACGCTTTATCTACCCTCCAACAAACCGTCTCCTCCCTGGAAAGGACAGTGCAGGACCTCTGCGCGCGATCTGAAAACCACGCTGAAGCTAAGGCTGACGCTGAGGCTGACGCGCGCGTGGCACTGGAACGAAGAGTTACGGAGCTGGAAGGCGGTGTTAATGCGCGGCTGGATGAGTTGGGAGTGGTCGTTGAGGGGGCTCGGTGGGAGAATAGGAGGTTGGAGGGTTTGGTTGATGGGGTGAAAGGGGAGTGGGAGAGAAAGCTGGAGGGCGCTGTTGGGATGGTTAGGGGAGATATGAGGGATATCGTGAGGGCGGAGGCCTGCAGGGTTGTGGAGGAGGTAGTGGGTAAGGCTATGGAGGGGCTGCAGTGTGGTGGGAGTTGTAGGAGAGGTATGTTTGCTGTTCTGTTTGTTGGGTTAGTTAGGGTTGGACGATACTGATCCGGATGACAGGTGCGGATACGAACATGGGCGACTTCTCTAACAAGGATATGGATATCGTGCCTGACTCGATGCCTAGAGAGAGGCAGGTCGTGTCGTCGGGGCAGGATCATGATACCTCTCTACAGACGCTTTCGCAGAGTACGCTTGGGAGTTCGAACTTTAGCGATGCTGGAGATCAGCCGTTCCATGCTCGCAATTATCTTCAAAAGACGGAGCCGGATCCAGATGAAGCTGACTATAGCATGATAAAGCAGGATGGACGAAGTTTGTCGGAGTACTTCTCGTTGACGGAGGCTGGTCGGGGTCAATTGCCGCCTAGGAAGAGGGAGGGTAGGATTGTGGAGGCGTTTGTGGCTGGGCTTGATGATGTGGATGTTAGGGGATGTCTGGAGAAGCggttggatgaggaggggtgGATGTGGGGTGTTGTGACGACGGTTGTGCAGGGTATTGTTAAAGAACGCGAGGCTTCTCGACAGACGAAGCGGTCTAATTATAAGAGCAAGAAACGGAGGTGCATTCCCATCGTGCCagtggatgaggaggatctCTTGTACAACTAACGGTCATGCAAATCATATTTGTTATATACGTTTTGAGCCACCTGATATTCATAATCATACTGACTGTCTAGGTCTCACTGTACTCGTACCGTCCCTCACGATCCTTGACCTCAACATCAATCTTCCCCTCCTCGATCTCCTTCCCATCAACCTCAATCGAAGCCCTCATAACATCCCCAGACTTAACCTCCCCAACACCCTTAGGCGTACCAGTGAGCACCAAATCACCCTTCTCCAGCGTCATAACGCGCGAAATCTCCGCCATAAGCCTAGGAATCCGATAGAGCATGAGACTCGACGAGTCCGCCTGGCGCTGCTCCGACCCAACACTCAACCTCAGGAACGCATTATGCGGGTCCGGAATGCGCGATTTAGCAATCTCCTGCGAAACAGGAAGGAACGTATCAAAGCCCTTTGCGATAGTCCACGGCAGACCCTTTTTCTTCGCTTCGTCCTGGACGTTCCGGGCGGTCATGTCGATTGCGAGGAGATAACCTAGTCAATATATCAGCATCCCACTCCACCAATCCACAGCCTTATTGTAGGAAACTGACTCTGAATCGCATCAAGAGCCCCCTTATCATCCTGCGGATCCAAATCCCGCACCGACTTGCCCATAACCAGCGCCAATTCCACCTCATAGTGCAGGTTTGTTCCGCGGGGACGCAGGACGGGTCCTTCGCCAGGACACAGGATCGAGGACGAGGGCttgaggaaaaaaaaaggttgCTTTGGTTTGGTGTTTTTTAGTTCTGTGATGTGGTCGCTGCCGAGTTTTTACTGTGGTTAGTCAATTGATtgtttggtggtggtttggGGCGCGGGGAAACGGAGCATACGCATAGTTTCTACCGATGCAGATGACTTTCCTGCAATTGGCTCTGATAGCGGATGCCATTGTTGCGATTTTGTATATCAATTGAGAGGTATCAGGGACGAAGGCACTGTGTTggaggagagaagaggggaTGAGTGCTTTATGTTGCGCGGGTAATCAATTAATCGGATTGCGGAGAAGCGACGAAACTCCGAGTGTCGGTATTATTCCCGACTAGCTTGGGAGAAGGGAGATGGAAGGTGTATGCGATCTCTCTAGATACGTTTTTGACATGCTGTTGATAGGCATGATTGAGTTATAGGCATTCTGCTATTTTGGCTGAGAGTTACGTCAGTTTGAACAGTCGCATCAGACAGAAAGCGATCCTCATTCTTGACTTGAGCCATTCAATTCATAGAGATCGATAAGACAGAGATCTGACCTGCAGCCGCCAAAACACGCTTTCAATTCGAAGAACTCGAAGCACATCCCTTCATAcacatacggagtacacaaACTGCCATTGCTATCGCCATGCAAGTCGCAGAGATCCTCTCAGACCTAACCTCCCTACGCGTGTGTGTACGTCTTTATCCACCCTTATACTCCATCCTCGGTATAACCACAACTAACGCAACCCAGGACCACACCGACGCCCTCACCCTGGTCACCGTCAACGAGCGACTCCCTGCGCGCACACCCTCCCAAGAAGCCCAATCGCAATCCCAGAATCGTGACAGCAACCAAGACCTCCGACGCGCAAAGGAATTAGTAGATTTGCATCGCGAGCTCAAAACGAGACATGCGAATGGGACTGTGGATGAGGACTTGGCGAGGGCGAGGGAGAATGTGCAGAAGGTTTTGAAGGAGGTCAGTTATAATGGGGAGGGGATTGATGAGAGGGCTTGGGATATGGCGTTTTAGGTGGACTTGTTATTGATGTTATGATTATGATCATGTCTATTACTCTAATATCACTATATTCAATATCACTGTATGAATTCCAAAGCACACCATCTCAAAAAGGCAACCCTGCAGCTCCGATAAGCGCCGGACCGACCTCCCTCCGATATACATCCGCCAGCAGCAACCCAAAGCGCAATCCTATTTCTCGCCGCGGTATCTGCAGCTTTTACGCGCCCAAGCTTTTACACAAGACCAGTGAATACCCTCCCAATCATCCGGCTAGCGAAAATGGCAAGCGTGGATGCGAAGCTGCTCCGGCAGACCAAATTTCCCCCGGAATTCAGCCGGAAGGTGGATATGACCAAGGTGAATATTGAGGTTATGAAGAAGTGAGTGCCTTCTGTTTAACATGCGCTGGATGGGATCAGAGGCTGACTGTGGTTTTCTTCTTGATTTAGGTGGATCGCCGGGAAGATCTCTGAGATTCTTGGGAATGAGGACGATGTGGTGATTGAGCTTTGCTTTAATCTTCTCGAGGGTTCTCGTTATGTACGTGGTTCCGAACTACTTGAATGGGACTGGGACGTAGCTAATATTTCGCTTTGTGAACAGCCAGATGTAAAATCGCTGCAGATTCAACTCACCGGGTTTCTGGATAAGGATACGGGCAAGTTCTGCAAGGAGCTCTGGTCTCTATGTCTGAGTGCCCAGGAGAATCCTCAAGGCGTTCCCAAGGAGCTTCTAGAGGCGAAGAAGCTCGAGCTTATACAAGAGAAGGTGTGTCTGGTCTATACTTTACGTGTCCGATCCGGAAACTCACGTCTACGTGCTAGATCGAAGCCGAAAAAGCAGCCGAAGAGTCCCAACGCCAGAAAGAGCAAGAGCGCATACGTGAACGCGAGCTACAAGATCTTCGACAGAGGGAACGATTCGATCGCGGCAGAGGAGGGAGACGAGGTGGTGGTCGCGGGGGCCGGGACTTTGATAGACGCCCGTTCAGAGACAACAGATCACCACCCCGGCGGCGCAGCCGAGACCGTTTCCGTGAACCTCCTAGGCGAGAGTTTGATTCCTACGTTCCGTCAGGGTTTCGTAGAGGTCGTCGGCCGTCGCGGTCGGTCAGCCGCTCTCCTTCTCGGACACCGTCTTCGTCGAGGTCCCCGCCGCGGAGACGTCGTCGGTCAGTTAGCAGCTCCCCGTCTCCGGAGCGAGGAGATCGCAGAAGGACAAGGAGACGCAGTCCGTCCAGGTCTGTTAGTCGCAGTGATTCATCGCGTTCGCGTTCGCCCAAGAGAGACCGAAGGAGGCGATCCTTCTCCCGCAATTCGTCGCGCTCGCGCTCGCCGCCTCCCCATCGCCATAGGAGGAACGCTTCATATTCGAGATCGAGATCGAGGTCGAGGTCGAGGTCGAGGTTGGGATCTAGGTCACTGTCTCGGGAGTCAGATGATAGACGGAGAAAATCTGATGCAAGAACACATAAGAGAGAGACAACGGCTGATATTGGAAAGGCCCGCTCCCGTGATAACCGCCGCTTGAGCCGCAGCAGAGACCGCGACGGCGGTCGCAGACGTCGATAttccaccagcagcagccacaGTCGCAGTCGAGGCCGGACACGCACACCCAGCAGCAGCCCGAGACTGTCTGAGTCTCGCAGCCGCAGTCCAAGAAGGGACCGAGATCATGATCGCAAGAGACGCCGTTCTCTTCAAAGATATACCCCCGCCGCACGAAGACGGCGAAACTCGTCATCTGTATCCGTCCCCACTGAAAAGCGCCAGAGGTTGACTGATGAAGACGAGGGACCTGCCAAACAACCGCCACCTGCAAACCGCTCGAGCTCGGCTGAcaaagagatgaaggatGCCGATGAGGTGGGTGAATGAAGCTCATAACCTCGAAGGCAATCTATGTTCTCCTAACCTTGATGTCTGTTCTTGATTTACCATCATGccccctccctccctctccttttccagtTCTTTGTTCCTGGATGAAAGAAAATAATTTTGGAACTAACGGATTGGGTTATAGACTATTTCCTCTAAGCCGAAAGGTACGCGCATATCCAGCACGGAACTTCGCGAAAAGCTCCTACGAGAGCGAATACGCGCGATGCGTCGTTCATGACCAGGTAGGTTGATTAGGGGTAGTATTCAATTCAATCGAATATCAGATACCATCTTGCGTTGTGACTGTTAGAATTAGTGATACTCGCCCTGTAGACTCTTGGCGACGGTTAAATGTCGGCATTCATCAGACAAACACACCCGTTAAGGATGGTACCTGCAGATGACATGCAACGTATCCCTGTCCAGCACATGAGACACACAGCACACTATGCACAGGCACATTGGGCCTGGGTCATGGGCCAGCGGAATGCCCGGATTACGGATTACACCAGTGGACTCGCCCAACCGTTTACAGACATCACCGCGATGCCCACGATGCCAACGCCCTGCGAACACCAACAGCCGAGTGCACAGTGCACGGCTCGCCAAAATAAAACAAGCAGGCAAACAAATCACCTCCATAATCTTCCCCGTCCCGTAGGCCGActacaagaaaagaaaagaaagaaacaaggCGGTGCAATTGCACAATCAATGAATATCAGTAACTCGTCATCACACTAGCCATCACCACCTGTCAGCCCTTCTTATTGCGATTGTCGGCTGCGGGATATAatattttttattttttattcttttttattGTGGACCGGTTTTACTAGTATTACCAGTGACTGTAATACAATACTAATACAAGTTAGTTACGGTATTGTATCGTGCCCCTGAAATACAACCCCACGCGGGAGAGCTTTTTGATGCATGGATAAGATGGGATAGGGTTATGCATCCACATAGTAGAATGTCTACTCCGTAGACAGAATACTTGCATGGTTAGAAAGGAATGTAATCCATTGAAATGGGGAATCAACCATAAACAAGCAAAACACACAAGCCAGGAACCAAAAAACCATGTAAACCAAGATATCAAAAATGGAATCACACAAAAAAAACATAATTCTTTCCTCCGGACCAATCTCAAGAAAAAGACAAGACGCGGTGAACTAATTGTTATGTACATAATGCCCTATACACTTTTTTGAATGATTTCACAGGAAAAGTGTACATACAACTTAACGGAGGCCAAAGAAGTAGGGCACGAGCTGTCCGAGGATTATAGAATTAAAATTAGTTATGTACAGGCCAAAAACCACAAAAGATAGTTCACCAGATACTTCTGCCGTTTGTGTTAAAAGTCGTTCGTGTCCGTTCCTTGAGAAATTcgccagaaaagaaagcttcaaaaaagaaaaatgttcaaaaagagaaaggaaattCCCACGTTAGGTAGATTTGCAGTCTTTTACAGCTCAAACCGCTTAAGCAGTAGGAGTGCAGACAGGGACGCTCACGGTGGTGGTGACGGTGACCACACGAGGAGCGCAGCTAGCGCAGGAGGCGGGGGTGCTCAGAGGAGCAGGAGTCTCAGAGCTGGTGGCGATGGGAACGACGGACTCCGAGGTGATGGTGTCACAAGGAGTACTGGAGGCAGCGGCAGGAGTCTGGGGAACCTCAACAGAGGTGGTGGAGGGGCTGGGGGCCTGGGTGGCCTCGACGTCGGGGGTCTCAGAGCTGGTGGCGATGGGGATCACGGTCTCCGAGGTGATGGTGTCGCAGGGAGTCGACGAGGCGGGGCTCGACGAGGGCGAGGCAGGCACGGGGATGACCGGGACGGTGCTGGGGCTAGCGGATGGCTGCTGAGCGGGCACCGACGAGGGAGTCTGCACGGGGACAGGCTGGGCCTCGGAGCTGGTAGCGATGGGGATCACGGTCTCCGAGGTGATGGTGTCGCAGGGGGTCGACGAGGCGGGGCTCGACGAGGGCGAGGCAGGCACGGGGATGACCGGGACGGTGCTGGGGCCAGCGGAGGGCTGGGGGGCCGGGCTCGAGGGACGGACAGccggggtggtggtggggaCAACAACGTCGACGGTGGAGCCGGTGCCAGTGGCCTGGACAACGGTGGTCTGCTCCTCAGAGTTGGTGGCGACGGGGATCACAGTCTCGGAGGTGATGGTGTCGCAAGGAGTGGAAGAGGGAGTGCTGGAGGACTCAGCAGCAGGGCTCGAGGGGACGGGAATGACAGGAACGGTGCTGCTGGAAGAAGGCTGAGCAGCAGGGCTCGAGGGCTGCTGGGCAGGGACGGAAGGCTGAGGAGCCTCAGAGCTGGTAGCGATAGGGATCACGGACTCCGAGGTGATGGTGTCACAAGGGGTGGACGAAGCAGCGCTGGAGGAGACAGGAGCGACGCTGGAAGGAGTAGGGATCACGTTGACAGTGCCAGAGGCAGGGGTCGAGCTCGAGGGACGAGGAGCGGGGCCAGAGGGAACCTGGACAGGGaccgacgaagaagaaggtgcCTGCTCAGAGTTGGTGGCAACGGGGACAACGCTCTCAGAGGTCAAGGTGTCGCAGGGGGTGGACGAAGCAGCACCAGACGAGACGGGAGCGACGCTCGAGGGGGTGGGGACAACAGGGCTCGAGGCGGGGGTGGAGCTCGAGGGACGAGGAGCGGGGCCAGAGGGCACCTGGACGGGgacggaggaggaagaaggaacaCCCTCGGAGTTGGTGGCAATGGGGACAACGCTCTCAGAGGTCAAGGTGTCGCAGGgggtggaagaagcagcacCAGACGAGACGGGAGCGACGCTCGAGGGGGTGGGGACAACAGGGCTCGAGGCGGGGGTGGAGCTCGAGGGACGAGGAGCGGGGCCAGAGGGCACCTGGACGGGgacggaggaggaagaaggaacaCCCTCGGAG encodes:
- a CDS encoding uncharacterized protein (COG:S;~EggNog:ENOG410PZ84), which gives rise to MQVAEILSDLTSLRVCDHTDALTLVTVNERLPARTPSQEAQSQSQNRDSNQDLRRAKELVDLHRELKTRHANGTVDEDLARARENVQKVLKEVSYNGEGIDERAWDMAF
- a CDS encoding fumarylacetoacetate hydrolase family protein (COG:Q;~EggNog:ENOG410PGIV;~InterPro:IPR011234,IPR036663;~PFAM:PF01557;~go_function: GO:0003824 - catalytic activity [Evidence IEA]); its protein translation is MASAIRANCRKVICIGRNYADHITELKNTKPKQPFFFLKPSSSILCPGEGPVLRPRGTNLHYEVELALVMGKSVRDLDPQDDKGALDAIQSYLLAIDMTARNVQDEAKKKGLPWTIAKGFDTFLPVSQEIAKSRIPDPHNAFLRLSVGSEQRQADSSSLMLYRIPRLMAEISRVMTLEKGDLVLTGTPKGVGEVKSGDVMRASIEVDGKEIEEGKIDVEVKDREGRYEYSET
- a CDS encoding uncharacterized protein (COG:S;~EggNog:ENOG410Q03F) encodes the protein MENTPTTATTTATTTTRPWDPTAPSLLWAHELRRENIHLLNQLSTTQSDLSKTTHALSTLQQTVSSLERTVQDLCARSENHAEAKADAEADARVALERRVTELEGGVNARLDELGVVVEGARWENRRLEGLVDGVKGEWERKLEGAVGMVRGDMRDIVRAEACRVVEEVVGKAMEGLQCGGSCRRGADTNMGDFSNKDMDIVPDSMPRERQVVSSGQDHDTSLQTLSQSTLGSSNFSDAGDQPFHARNYLQKTEPDPDEADYSMIKQDGRSLSEYFSLTEAGRGQLPPRKREGRIVEAFVAGLDDVDVRGCLEKRLDEEGWMWGVVTTVVQGIVKEREASRQTKRSNYKSKKRRCIPIVPVDEEDLLYN
- a CDS encoding PWI domain-containing protein (COG:A;~EggNog:ENOG410PNXE;~InterPro:IPR002483,IPR036483;~PFAM:PF01480;~go_process: GO:0006397 - mRNA processing [Evidence IEA]), which gives rise to MASVDAKLLRQTKFPPEFSRKVDMTKVNIEVMKKWIAGKISEILGNEDDVVIELCFNLLEGSRYPDVKSLQIQLTGFLDKDTGKFCKELWSLCLSAQENPQGVPKELLEAKKLELIQEKIEAEKAAEESQRQKEQERIRERELQDLRQRERFDRGRGGRRGGGRGGRDFDRRPFRDNRSPPRRRSRDRFREPPRREFDSYVPSGFRRGRRPSRSVSRSPSRTPSSSRSPPRRRRRSVSSSPSPERGDRRRTRRRSPSRSVSRSDSSRSRSPKRDRRRRSFSRNSSRSRSPPPHRHRRNASYSRSRSRSRSRSRLGSRSLSRESDDRRRKSDARTHKRETTADIGKARSRDNRRLSRSRDRDGGRRRRYSTSSSHSRSRGRTRTPSSSPRLSESRSRSPRRDRDHDRKRRRSLQRYTPAARRRRNSSSVSVPTEKRQRLTDEDEGPAKQPPPANRSSSADKEMKDADEVGE